A window of Chaetodon trifascialis isolate fChaTrf1 chromosome 3, fChaTrf1.hap1, whole genome shotgun sequence genomic DNA:
aaagggccaGGCAGATATCGTTGGTAACATATCAATTATGCCatcttatcttatgtgtttATATCCAGATTTTTAACAATAATACCATCAATactgaaagaatgaaaggtGGCTACAAATTAGTGTTCAAGTGGCATACAGATGACCATCTTCTGTCTGTATTTTAATGTCTTACCATAGGTTTCCAGTGGTCGGGCTGCAGTGATAACATTGCGTATGGAGTGGCATTTTCTCAGTCCTTTGTAGATGTGAGGGAGAGGAGTAAAGGCCAGTCCTCCAGTCGGGCTCTAATGAACCTGCACAACAACGAGGCTGGCAGGAAGGTAACTCACTGTCCTTCatggaaaatgtgatttttttttttttctgaactaCTTTTGTATTTACTTGCAAAACATTTTGCAGTCCCTCACAGTAAGTTTTGTTTTACCTTGTAAAGTTTTTTAGATTCCCCTGATCCAGAGGAACAGTCAGTGTGTTGGTATGAAATATGCAGATACCACAGCGAGGAGATATGTTGTGACACTTTACAGTATGCTTGTGTTGCTCATTACTCAAAGGCTGAGGTCCGACAGAGACTGGCTTTGACCacagctgaagctgctctgccagGCTGTGCTGGTTGAAGCTGTGGATATGGCTGTTGCTCAGACCACAGCTGCATTCCTGCTCCTATTAACAGTAACCAAGAAATGATCATCAAGCCACACAGGATTTCAACCTGCAGTGCTTCTGTTATATCACACTAGTATATCATACATTTCAGCGTTTCTGTCTGGACCAGAGGGAGTGCAGAGTGGATTGTGAGGGAATGCAAAATATTGCGAGATGGCACAAAAGaatttaagaaaaagaaagtccCACCATGACCTTTCAGGGGCTCCGTATTTTAATGTCTGAGGGAGATTTTTTCTAAAATTCAGAAGTTTTGCACATTAGTTTAGTTATTAAAAATGGCGGCAAAAGCAGTaacactgagaagaaaaacagatagAGCTGTTCAGGTTTCAAGTTATTTGAAACAAGTGCAAATCAAGTTTCAAGTGATTCTTGACAAGTTAAATCTTACGGCACTGAGGTCTGATATACAGTGTGTTAAGTCTCACAATAGTCAAGTCCAAATCTTACCCCAATCCTTCATTCTGCGACTCAAATCTGACTCAGGTCCAAGTCTCCAGTCTACAGGTCTGGTAGCAGGAGAACATTTTGTTGTAGTTGTCACTGTTAGTGTGTCAGttgttctgtctgttcacctCATGCTCTTTGGCATCTCTGCAGGCCATCCTGTCCCACATGCGTGTGGAGTGCAAATGTCACGGCGTGTCAGGTTCCTGTGAGGTAAAGACCTGCTGGAAAGCCATGCCACCCTTCCGCAAGGTGGGCAACGTCATCAAGGAGAAGTTTGATGGTGCCACTGAGGTGGAGCAGCGCAAGGTTGGCACTACCAAAGTCCTGGTGCCTCGAAACTCCCAGTTCAAACCTCACACAGATGAAGATCTGGTCTACCTGGACCCCAGCCCAGATTTCTGCGATTATGACCCTCGCACGCCGGGTATGCTTGGCACGGTGGGCCGGCAGTGTAACAGAACCTCAAAGGCCATCGATGGCTGCGAGCTGATGTGCTGTGGCCGTGGCTTCcagacacaggaagtggaggtgGTGGACAGGTGCAGCTGTAAAT
This region includes:
- the wnt4 gene encoding protein Wnt-4a; amino-acid sequence: MTEEYVLRCVLMLCCALLSANASNWLYLAKLSSVGSIRDEETCERLRGLIQRQVQICKRNVEVMDAVRRGAQLAIDECQFQFRNRRWNCSTLETMPVFGKVVTQGTREAAFVYAISAASVAFAVTRACSSGELEKCGCDHNVHGVSPEGFQWSGCSDNIAYGVAFSQSFVDVRERSKGQSSSRALMNLHNNEAGRKAILSHMRVECKCHGVSGSCEVKTCWKAMPPFRKVGNVIKEKFDGATEVEQRKVGTTKVLVPRNSQFKPHTDEDLVYLDPSPDFCDYDPRTPGMLGTVGRQCNRTSKAIDGCELMCCGRGFQTQEVEVVDRCSCKFHWCCYVKCKQCRKMVEMHTCR